The Gigantopelta aegis isolate Gae_Host chromosome 3, Gae_host_genome, whole genome shotgun sequence genome segment CAAAAACGCAAAGAAGCCACGGACGAATTTTCAAAAGatctgtttaaattattatccaATTCGGTCTATGGTAAACAATTGCAAAATGTCAGAAATTATCAACAGGTAGAACTAATCACAGACGAAAAGAGATTACGATGGTACACGGCAAAGCCTAATTTCAAATCTGTCAATATCTTTTCGGAACATTTGGTCGCCGTCAGCATGGAAAAAGGGTCAGTCACACTAAATCAACCCGTGTCCGTTGGTTTCACCATTTTGGAACACGCCAAACGTATTTTATACGATTTTCATTACAATGTCATGCTAAAAGAATATGGAAATTGATAGTTTATTATATCAAATTTCGGCTCCCGTGGGTAGACCATTGAGAGACCCTTATGATTTCATGCACGCAACTCTATCTCTTTTTGACACGTCCAACTATCCAAATGACCACCCGCTCCATTCTACAGTCAGACACAAAGCTATCGGTGTCATGAAGGACGAAGCGGGGGGACAAATCATCAGGGAATTTGAAGGGCTGCGAGCCAAAAATTATTCATATATAGTGGACAAAACTGAAGGTGTAAGGAAGAAAGAACTCAGAGCAAAAGGCATTCAGAAAACATTTATTCGTAAGCATCTTCGTCACGAGATGTTCAAAGATtgtcttttaaaacataaacaaaccaCGGCCTCTTATCATCAGATTAGATCTTTTCATAACGAATTGTTTACCATCAAAACCACGAAAATAGCACTGACGCCGTTGGATGATAAGAGATACCTTTTAGACGATAGCATCGAATCTAAGCCCTATGGGTACAATCCTCTGCAgttggttaaataataaaatgcacaaAGAAAAAATGTCCTTTTCTTTTCACGTATCTTCCTTTGTCAgtattaaatcattaaaaataacttaTTCAGTATTCCCCCTTTTAAGTAATTTATTTAGTCATGTGCATAGCAAACAGTGATAATTATATCTGTGATACAACCACCTGTGATACAACCCCTGTGATACCACTGCCTATGATCGCCCACCTGTGATTCAATCATCTATAAAACGACCGCCTGTGATATCAGTGATAGATTCCAAACGAAAGGTAAGAGGATACAATATATATCAGCAGCGAATATTTGGTGAAAATTGTGttataatttgtgtgtgtgcgtgcgtggaCGTGTTTTAAgcttgtataaaatattacgATTTCTATAAATTATTGATGTGTTTCTCCTCTTTTCCTGCAGACACATTTCCCATCTACCACAACAGTGACAAGACTGGATGTTCAGCGCTGAAATGGCAAAAATTGTCTGCTAGATCTGCATTCACAAGACAGAGAATGGGAAACCCAGTGTTGCATGTTACGTCTCATTTGTGTGAACAGATACTTTTTAGCATCACAAAAGTAGTGCGTTATCGACAACTTATACAGTGGGATTCTGTGAATAGCTACACATGACAAACTTCATAACGAGTATGACCAAAAGTTACATTTGGATAAATACGCGGCAGAGACACTAACAAgattatgaagaaaaataaaggacACATtctttcaacatatttttattcacGTTTGAACTATCGAGTTTATATGTGATAATGATGGACAAGTTTTCATTTAAACTTTTCAAGAGTTTTTTGTGTCTTCCTTGTTTTCTGTCCAGGTGGACCACTGACTGCTTTTCGTTTCAAATACATTGAATGTTCATTTAATAAGGTTTGTTGTGTCTGTTTGCCATAACCAATTTGATTAAATAAGTTTGTAGGACCATTTAAATCAATCATTACTTTAACAAACTGCTTGTAGTCTATgggttgtttgtgtttgttttgcaaTACAACATGACGTATTAGCTGGACAATGTTTGATCCTTTGAATATTTTACCGTCTTTTGTGACGAATTCATTTTTGTCAGTGAGTGATATATGGCCTAAATCCATCTGATCTTTTATAAACATCCACAAAGTCATAAGTTTGCCGATGAATGTCGTGGATGTAATGCCATCTAAAATCTCGCTTTGTAATTCCAGTTGTCGTTCGGTATTCACGCCCCATGGTTCGTGACAGGTTATTTCATTCATGTGAACATCGGCGTGTACGGGTGAATGAATACCCTGCTCTGTCGACGAATCTGTTTCGGCACGATTAGAGacatgattttcattcattgtcTGTTTCTTCAAAAGTCTCTGATACGTTTCCCTCGATAGCAGAATCATAGGCTTGGTCATTGTCTACAGATTCACTGTCGTTCCGTAGGTAATAAAGCAGTGCCTCTATACAGGGAGGTAGGATAAATTGGTGAGATTTTAATAGCTGGAGTTTGCGTTTCTTGCCGACTGCTCTGCTAGCCAGTGTGCGAATAACTAGCCTGTAGCGATGCATATGCTTTTTAACACTTTCAGAGAGAGGTATGTTTCCACGTAAAATGTTGAAGATCACCTCTATCAAAGATTTGAACTGGTCGGGTGATGCGTGTGATAACAATGCCCGTCTCTGCTTCACATTGCCTCCCTTGAGCATGGTCAAATAATTAAGATTTTCGTTAATTAGGTCTGTCAGTATTATGTATGCATCAAAAGCAGATCTTGACACTATAAAATAGCACGGTCCACCCCAACAATCTGGAATGTCGACTCCACGTATTAAAACCAACTTCAGTGAGGCAATTGACAGACACTTGCTTTTATACCACTGTGGACTCTCTGACAACACTCTCTCCGATTCACCTGGTGGGTAGGCAATAATGATCCAGGAATACTCTTTTTTCATGTTAGTCCGAGATGCAAATGAGGAAATGTAGTTTGTGTTCAAACGTTTTATATAGTTTTTAGTCCTTGGGTAAATATACCGTGCACATTTCGTAGGGAAATATACCGGTACGCAGTCGTCCGTATTGAGGGTCGCTGTAAGGGGAAGCATCCACCATGAGATAGCCATATTTTTTTCCATCCACAGCATCGCGATAGGCTTCCTAAAAGTATTTAGATTGACCAGGAAACATCTGAGAAGCTAGTATTTTGTATTCGTGAGCCGAGCGTGGGtttgacattaaaataaacagaTGGGTGTTTAACGATATACTTCTGTTACATTCACCTTTAGGATAGGCCGATTGTTGTATGTTGACTACAGTTATACCCAAATGGTGGGACAGTGTGGTATAGAGGTTTAACATGAGATGGCTTTTACACACTTCCATCATAAGATCATCTAAAACCAACACCATCCGTTTGTTGGCTTGAGGAGACCATTCGTGTAATTCGTCCAAGTTTGGTAATGCATCGTGAAACTGAATGTTAGGTATAGTGTGTTGCATTTCGGTGTACATGTCCTGCCACACCGCATAACAATACACAATCAGATTAGGTGGCTTGTCAAACATAATATCACCTCGTTCCAACAAATGCTTAGTTAGATAGGTCTTCCCACTCGATGACCCACCAATCACCGAAATAGTCGTCGGTGTCTGTATAGGAAGCAAACATTCATCCTGTTCTTGATTTGTAGTATCGTTGGATGAAGTCGACATGCTGTAACAATGGCACGTGGGTAACTGAGATCGAGAGATATTtactttaatatttaagcaCTGGCACGAGCCAACAGTCTGGCACGTCTGATTCCTTCTTGTTTGACTGTAGCGACGTGGTCTGGTTTTAATATAAATGCAATCAGTGGTGTGTAACGAATTAATAGACGCTTCCTATTGGGATCTGTTGTGTTAGGTCTCACAAATTGTTTAAGTATAGACAGATATGGGTTATTAGGATGTCTTTGCAGAAACCTCCATTGTTCATTCCTTGTCACTGCTAAACGGTCATCAAGCAGTCGTTTCACAATGGCCACAAGAGCCAACATCTGTTTACGATTCATGCCAATGACATCTTGTATAATTTCATCATAATGGTTAAATGCAAGAATATGCCTTAAAAAATCATAGTGTTTTACGACATATCGGGCCATGACCGTCTTCTCTGCTCAACCGACAACAAATAAAccactaatattatatttttatttaaataaagacaaacatGTGCATtcagtatatgtatttattacattatatacaagTATGTGgtgtacaatatttaaaataacgaCAAATGAAATTGGTTACAAACGAGTCATTGTACTCTCTATCAGTTGAATCAAATTGTTCGACAATATCTGTCATGCTCatctttgtctttgttttacACAGTAggaaatataaacaataaaaaccaCACTCCGCAGAGTGTGAAGATTGCAGCTGTAAATTATTGTAGGAATACTCGTAGGGTTTTAGGTATTTAACGATACCAGCATCTGGTTTATATCCTAGACTGTCAAATATTTCAGCTCTGTTTCTGTTCACATAGATGGCCAACCAGTGTTTTCCCTTCTGTGTGCTTCTGTCAGTGTTTACAATGAGACCCCATTCAGATGGTGGTTTAACAATGTGAGGCAGTGTATCGATAGAGTAAACACCTAAGACATGTGTCCGCAAGTGTTGGTCACTGTCAATGGCACACTCTAACTGTGAGGTATTCATTTGAGAAAGACGTTACGAGTTTGATCAATTTCAATGATAGAATTCCTCTGCATAAGAACTATACAGTTGATTGTCTTGGTGAGAGCTTTTTTGAATTCAATCTCCACTCGCACGTTTCCACTTTTAACGAGGTTCAAATACTCTCCCTCCATAAAAGTGGGCTCGAGTGAAAATACGAAAAGTGCAGACCCAAGCAAAAAATCATTTCTAGATATACCATTCCCTGTATTGTTCATCCACATATCAGTTCCATCAAACAGATTAACGTAAGCTCCAACGTCATCTGCTTCCACGGGACGGCCTGGCACACTGATTCCATCCACGTACATCGCCACCGTTTTGATATTGGAAGCTGTAAAGTTGAATGGATTACCAGTGTAAGAGCCATTGACTGACGCACTATCTACGAAGCCCACTACATAGCGATTGGCCACGTGTTTGGACACGTTGTCCCACGTGTGACTCAGCTGTGTGGAAGGTATGCTGATCATCTTCACCTCGCTTCTGATGTAGGGATAGAGGGCATTGTTCTTTTCAAACAATGAGTTATGTGCTAGAATCAATGCACTGTTGATTTTCAGTTTACACACTTTTAGGTAGACATCCAAAAGTTCAATTTTGTATTCTTGTCCACTCTTCCCACTCATCAGACTGAAGGATGGAGAGGTTCTATATAATTTCAAAAGCATATCAACACCATTAACCAAATATCtagaaatgttaaaaatatcttcgCACAGGGCTCCTTCCATGGTAATCATTTTACTTTTTTCGATGAGGGCACCTCGATTAGCTACTCCAGAATTCGTTCCACTAATGGGATCTGTAGATTCGATATCTGCCTCAACCTCCCCATCATCCTTGTAAAACAGTTGTGACTGAAGTTGAGATTGTTTAGCCTCTGCCCCATAATTAAGTAAGGTTTGAATAAATGCTTTGTATGGATAGTGATTGTTGGTGGACGACACAAGTTGTCCCTGTAGATACACGGCAGCTTGTGCCCACAGAGCTTGCATGAATAAATTTACTGGTGCCACGTGTTCATCTGTTGCCAGAGCTGTTCCATCTGAATGCGTGACTTTCACCTTCAGATGCAAGCGTGTTCGTTTCAGGTCGATATAATCACTTCCACTATTAGACACTTGAAATTCCACTGGTGATGAATCGCTGATTTGACTCAGAGGATGCACGTTGACATAATAGTGTTGAAACACACTGGTCTGATAGGGAggtaaagtaaaaatgtttaacGAAGATGGTAGTCCTTCTTCAAAATCTTTGTCATTCAACAGTGCCATAGTGGTTTGTTTATTCGAAGATGTCGTTGCCTTCAACAGCCGTAGATTTTAAAACTTTAGCAGTAGGTGTGGAGGTCTTGACAGCACGGCGTATTTTCTTGGTTGTGATGATTGTTTCACCTGACTTGCGTTTTATAGCCTTCATTCGTTTCACTTTAGCATCGGCTCTCTCCACTACATTCTGAGTTTGTGACGTCACCTCCACTTTAATGTTTTCTCCCTTGCTGTTGTTAGAAGTGATCACGTGATTCAGAGGAATGATGTAGTTCATTTTGCTGTTTCTCGTGCTAGAAAtgtgttttggaccaaccatatttttttcaaaatattgctTCCATTTGGTATAATCGGGGATGTAGATGGGTGAAGAGTCCATGATGGTATTAATCCAAAAAGGGGTACCGACGCAAGAGTAGTGACACCTGAGTCTCCTCTTTCAGAAATGACGCGGGTGTGCTCACTCCTGCTCTGATATAGATTTCCACGGTGGGTGTCTCTTTCACAATAATAGGAATATTCCATAGCCTGTGAAATGCATACCTCGGTCCATCACGTAGATCAACACATCTCAGTAGAGGTATCATGCTATCGCCAACAAGTGTGCTATCGCATATGTTACAGGTCACATCTACGTGGAAGTCAGTCATGTGTTGTAAATCAACTTTTCCTAAATTTAGTTCGGCTAGTGCAACCACCCAACGACCATCGAAGGTTAATCTCTGGTTCAATTTCACTTGAAAGTGATGggaagtattgtctggaaaATAGTCTTTTTTAGAATCTGTACTTTTGAGAATAAGATATCTTTCCATTGTTACACGTCTTTCAATTCACTTTCCTCGACAAAAGAATCAAAAGAAGATGGCCAACCAAGCCAGCGCACAAGATAATACAGTTTCCCACCTTCTCGTTTCTTCTTCAGTATTTTTTCGACCTTCCACAACACGTCTTGATCTTTCTTGACTCTCTGCAGTTCACTTGTATAGAAACTACCTTCAATCAATTCATCGTGAAAGTCTTTCACTCGATAAATAGGTATGCCCTGTCGACGTATGCGCGAGACTATTTTAAACAATTCCTCGGTCCATCGAAGATCTAGTTCTTTAGTGAACGGTTTCCTGAGATATGACATTCTAACCAGATCGTCCAcgttaaatacaaacttttgtaATGGTGTGTTTGCCTTCACTCGTGCTATCATATGTTCTAATTACAGATGGCGCCAAACTTTGATCTGATTGTCATGATTCACCTCCGCTGGAGCCCATTTACCTAAACTCGCATGAATGGTATGGTTGTAATTATAGATTAAGTCTTGCAACACCTCGAGATACCGCTTGGTGTTATTGTGTGTCATGAACCTCGTCAAAAGTGATTTGAGAGTTCTATTGAGTCTTTCAACGTAATTCGCTTTAATGTTCTCGTTTTGTGTTACAATTAATTTAATCTT includes the following:
- the LOC121368712 gene encoding uncharacterized protein F54H12.2-like — encoded protein: MALLNDKDFEEGLPSSLNIFTLPPYQTSVFQHYYVNVHPLSQISDSSPVEFQVSNSGSDYIDLKRTRLHLKVKVTHSDGTALATDEHVAPVNLFMQALWAQAAVYLQGQLVSSTNNHYPYKAFIQTLLNYGAEAKQSQLQSQLFYKDDGEVEADIESTDPISGTNSGVANRGALIEKSKMITMEGALCEDIFNISRYLVNGVDMLLKLYRTSPSFSLMSGKSGQEYKIELLDVYLKVCKLKINSALILAHNSLFEKNNALYPYIRSEVKMISIPSTQLSHTWDNVSKHVANRYVVGFVDSASVNGSYTGNPFNFTASNIKTVAMYVDGISVPGRPVEADDVGAYVNLFDGTDMWMNNTGNGISRNDFLLGSALFVFSLEPTFMEGEYLNLVKSGNVRVEIEFKKALTKTINCIVLMQRNSIIEIDQTRNVFLK